Proteins from one Dromiciops gliroides isolate mDroGli1 chromosome 6, mDroGli1.pri, whole genome shotgun sequence genomic window:
- the LOC122731666 gene encoding olfactory receptor 5D18-like has protein sequence MVSATRNQSATVMFILLGFSDYPDLQVPLFLVFLAIYVVTVLGNLGMIVIIRINPKLHTPMYFFLSHLSFVDFCYSTITTPKLLEILVVEDRTISFMGCIMQFSFAVTCVVTEMFMLAVMAYDRFVAICNPLLYSVTMSQKLCVLLVTISYSWGLISCVVFTYSLLVLSFCGINIINNILCEYSAIVSASFSDKHLTEIILFSLSNFNTLCTLIIILTSYLFIFITVMKMPSTSGRRKAFSTCASHLTAVTIFFGTILCLYCVPSSKSLWLVIRVSTVFYTVVIPMLNPLIYSLRNKDVKETFRRLIHIKLFSD, from the coding sequence ATGGTGAGTGCTACCCGAAATCAGAGTGCTACAGTCATGTTCATCCTCTTAGGATTCTCTGATTACCCAGATCTTCAAGTTCCCCTCTTCTTGGTGTTCCTGGCCATCTATGTGGTGACCGTGTTGGGAAATTTGGGCATGATTGTGATCATCAGGATCAACCCCAAACTCCATACCCCCATGTACTTTTTCCTCAGTCACTTATCCTTTGTGGATTTCTGTTACTCCACTATAACTACTCCCAAACTATTAGAAATATTAGTTGTAGAAGATAGAACCATATCATTCATGGGCTGCATCATGCAATTTTCTTTTGCTGTCACCTGTGTGGTGACAGAAATGTTCATGTTGGCAGTGATGGCTTATGATCGATTTGTAGCCATTTGTAATCCATTACTATATTCAGTCACCATGTCCCAGAAACTTTGTGTCCTTCTGGTCACCATATCATATTCATGGGGCCTAATTTCTTGTGTGGTCTTTACCTACTCTCTCCTTGTATTATCTTTTTGTGGGATTAACATCATTAATAATATTCTGTGTGAGTATTCTGCTATCgtttctgcctctttctctgaTAAACACCTTACTGAGATAATTCTATTTAGTCTTTCAAATTTCAATACCCTTTGCACACTCATCATTATACTTACCTcctatctctttatttttattactgtCATGAAGATGCCTTCAACAAGTGGAAGACGTAAAGCCTTCTCCACATGTGCCTCCCACTTGACAGCTGTTACCATCTTCTTTGGGACTATCCTCTGTCTCTATTGTGTGCCCAGTTCCAAAAGCTTATGGCTCGTGATTAGAGTGAGCACTGTTTTTTATACAGTGGTGATTCCCATGTTGAACCCATTAATATACAGTCTCAGGAACAAAGATGTGAAGGAAACATTCAGGAGATTAATACATATCAAGTTATTTTCTGACTAA